Proteins encoded by one window of Pelmatolapia mariae isolate MD_Pm_ZW linkage group LG14, Pm_UMD_F_2, whole genome shotgun sequence:
- the taok1a gene encoding serine/threonine-protein kinase TAO1, with translation MPNNSRAGNLKDPEIAELFFKEDPEKLFTDLHEIGHGSFGAVYFARDVQTNDVVAIKKMSYSGKQSSEKWQDIIKEVKFLQRIQHPNTIEYKGCYLREHTAWLVMEYCLGSASDLLEVHKKPLQEVEIAAITHGALQGLAYLHSQNLIHRDIKAGNILLTEPGQVKLADFGSASIACPANSFVGTPYWMAPEVILAMDEGQYDGKVDIWSMGITCIELAERKPPLFNMNAMSALYHIAQNDSPTLQSSEWTDYFRNFVDSCLQKLPQDRPNSEELLKHAFVQRERPESVLIDLINRTKDAVRELDNLQYRKMKKILFQEVHNGPTTQDEEEEPEPSVSRTGTVNSVGSNQSIPSMSISASSQSSSVNSLTDAGDDKSEADIEGDHTVMSNSSVIHVKQGEETCNQDLQTHNQPTEQQSPPPHTPRPRRNREHFATIRTASVLTRQIKEHEQDSELREQILGYKRMRRQHQKQLMALENKLKTEMDENRLRLDKELENQRNSFAQEMEKLIKKHQASMEKDAKTFSNDEKKFQQHIQSQQKKELNSFLENQKREYKLRKEQLKEELNENQSTPKKEKQEWLSKQKENFQNYQAEEEANLQRRQRQYLELECRRFKRRILTTRHRIEKDLLREELSKRQTQKDLEHAMLLRHHESMQELEFRQLNNIQKTRAELIRLQHHTELTNQQEYNKRRERELRRKHAMEVRQQPKSLKSKELQIKKQFQDTCKIQTRQYKALRNHLLETTPKSEHKAVLKRLKQEQHRKLAILAEQYDHSINEMLSTQALRLDETQETQVQALRMQLQQELELLNAYQSKIKMQTDAQHEREKKDLEQRVSLRRALLETKIEEEMQSLQNECSERIQSVLERQAREVEAFDSESMRLGFSNMVLSNISPEAMGNNFPGAQVSWCQHQQQHPSGSSQGAHWGSSSSGAGFSHQGSHHRYHSSPGGASMQHGWGQGIQGGGDSTPWGHPSAGVLGARTSGIQNSPQGMGRTPSGGHSEQGMSRSTSVTSQISNGSHLSYT, from the exons ATGCCCAATAACAGTCGGGCGGGGAACCTCAAGGACCCCGAAATTGCTGAACTCTTCTTCAAGGAGGACCCAGAAAAGCTCTTTACGGATCTTCATGAAATTGGACATGGCAGCTTTGGTGCTGTATATTTT gCACGGGACGTGCAGACAAATGATGTGGTGGCCATCAAGAAGATGTCATATAGTGGGAAGCAATCCAGTGAG AAATGGCAAGACATAATCAAAGAAGTGAAATTCCTGCAACGAATACAACACCCAAACACCATAGAGTACAAAGGATGCTACCTACGAGAGCACACTGCATGG CTGGTAATGGAGTATTGCCTTGGCTCTGCTTCCGATTTGTTAGAAG TTCACAAGAAACCTCTGCAGGAAGTTGAAATAGCTGCAATTACACATGGTGCTCTTCAAGGTTTGGCTTATCTTCACTCCCAAAACCTGATTCACCG AGATATCAAGGCAGGAAACATCTTGCTGACAGAGCCAGGGCAGGTAAAACTAGCAGATTTTGGCTCTGCTTCCATCGCCTGTCCTGCGAACTCCTTCGTTGGGACTCCATATTG gaTGGCCCCAGAAGTAATTTTAGCCATGGATGAAGGTCAATATGACGGAAAGGTGGATATTTGGTCTATGGGTATAACCTGCATTGAATTAG CTGAGAGGAAGCCGCCACTCTTTAACATGAATGCAATGAGTGCCTTATACCATATAGCACAGAATGACAGCCCCACACTGCAGTCGAGTGAATG GACGGACTATTTCCGAAACTTTGTAGATTCTTGCCTTCAGAAATTACCCCAGGATAGGCCAAACTCTGAGGAGCTCCTAAAG CATGCATTTGTCCAGCGTGAGCGACCTGAATCGGTTTTAATAGACTTGATAAACCGGACAAAGGATGCAGTACGGGAGCTAGACAATCTGCAGTATCGCAAGATGAAGAAGATCTTGTTTCAGGAAGTCCACAATGGCCCAACAACACAAGATGAAGAGGAG gaGCCAGAACCAAGTGTGAGTAGGACTGGTACAGTGAACAGTGTAGGGAGCAACCAATCCATCCCCAGTATGTCAATCAGTGCCAGTTCGCAGAGCAGCTCTGTTAATAGTTTAACAGATGCAGGCGATGACAAAAGTGAGGCAGACATCGAAGGGGACCACACAGTAATGTCCAACAGCTCTGTCATACATGTCAAACAA GGAGAAGAGACGTGTAACCAAGATTTACAGACTCACAACCAGCCAACTGAGCAGCAGTCTCCTCCTCCACACACGCCACGGCCAAGAAGAAACCGTGAACACTTTGCCACAATACGCACAGCTTCAGTG CTCACTCGCCAGATTAAGGAGCATGAGCAAGATTCTGAGTTAAGAGAGCAGATATTAGGCTACAAGCGCATGAGGCGACAGCATCAAAAACAGCTGATGGCTCTGGAAAACAAGCTGAAGACTGAAATGGATGAGAACAGACTCCGTCTGGACAAGGAGCTGGAGAATCAGAGGAATAGCTTCGCCCAAGAGATGGAGAAACTGATCAAGAAACACCAGGCGTCCATGGAGAAAGAT GCAAAAACCTTTAGCAATGATGAAAAGAAGTTCCAGCAACACATCCAGAGTCAACAGAAAAAAGAGCTCAACAGCTTTCTTGAAAACCAGAAACGGGAATACAAACTTCGCAAGGAGCAACTTAAAGAG GAATTGAATGAAAACCAGTCAACTCCcaagaaagaaaagcaggagTGGTTGTCAAAACAGAAGGAGAACTTCCAAAACTATCAAGCAGAAGAAGAGGCCAATTTACAgcgcagacagaggcagtatcTGGAACTAGAATGCCGCAGGTTCAAAAGGAGGATTTTGACTACTCGCCACAGAATCGAAAAGGATCTATTGCGAGAG GAGCTAAGCAAGCGTCAAACGCAGAAGGACTTGGAACATGCTATGCTTCTCCGGCACCACGAGTCCATGCAAGAGTTGGAGTTCCGCCAGCTAAACAACATCCAAAAGACGAGGGCTGAGCTGATCCGACTACAGCACCATACGGAGCTTACCAATCAGCAGGAGTACAACAAGCGAAGGGAGAGAGAACTTAGACGCAAACATGCTATGGAGGTTCGCCAGCAACCCAAAAGTCTCAAG TCCAAAGAGCTACAGATCAAGAAGCAGTTCCAGGACACTTGCAAGATCCAGACCAGGCAGTATAAAGCACTGAGGAACCATCTGCTGGAGACGACACCAAAGTCAGAGCACAAAGCTGTCCTTAAACGGCTGAAGCAAGAGCAGCACCGCAAACTTGCCATTTTGGCCGAGCAGTATGACCACTCTATCAATGAAATGCTTTCTACTCAGGCG CTTCGTCTGGATGAGACTCAGGAGACTCAGGTCCAAGCCCTACGAATGCAGCTACAGCAAGAGCTGGAGCTTCTCAATGCCTACCAGAGCAAGATCAAGATGCAGACAGATGCCCAGCATGAGCGTGAAAAGAAAGATCTGGAGCAGAGGGTGTCACTCCGAAGGGCCCTGCTGGAAACAAAG ATTGAGGAAGAAATGCAGTCCTTGCAGAATGAATGCTCAGAGCGAATCCAGAGCGTGCTGGAACGCCAAGCCAGAGAAGTTGAGGCTTTTGACTCTGAGAGTATGCGCCTAGGCTTTAGCAACATGGTGCTATCAAACATCTCTCCAGAGgccatgggcaataactttccgGGGGCTCAAGTAAGTTGGTGtcaacatcagcagcagcacccaTCTGGAAGCTCTCAAGGTGCACACTggggcagcagcagctcaggtgCAGGGTTCAGTCACCAAGGCAGTCACCATCGATATCACTCCAGTCCAGGAGGGGCATCTATGCAGCATGGCTGGGGACAGGGCATACAGGGAGGAGGGGATTCGACACCATGGGGCCACCCATCAGCTGGAGTTCTGGGCGCACGCACTAGTGGTATTCAGAACAGCCCCCAGGGGATGGGAAGGACACCCTCGGGAGGGCACAGTGAGCAGGGAATGAGCAGGAGCACCAGTGTGACCTCTCAAATATCTAACGGGTCCCACCTCTCCTACACATAG
- the tsr1 gene encoding pre-rRNA-processing protein TSR1 homolog has product MVEMAADGEKQQGHRPGIYKQKNKGHKHGKHRTKGEIERENKGKVSVTVLTKKQRKEQKKMDRRHKANQLRKNKKDMVLTEKRRLGSRDGPPHLVVVVSLHAQADAGAITKLLRGEGVGGIVHHDRCISGVSDSFGLILPRFKQRFTFLSQSTADMHSLLDVTKIADSLVFVLDSTEGWDTYGDYCLSCLFAQGLPSYALVCQGVSELPVKKRVESRRALSKITEARFPDARLFPLDSEQDATLLLRHLGTQRQRKLGFRSKRSHLIAQHVTFTPNNPVDSTTGPTGLGTLCVSGYVRGHPLRVDRLVHISGHGDFQLSQIDAPVDPLPLNLTVSRPLKPSKGGDVDMQDGGENEAPVRVLMKADPSNRESLQAEAEVDPMDGEQTWPTESELLEAEEARKKKRVMKVPKGTSDYQATWIVDEGEEENGDMDEESSDDDDDDDDMMDEAMDKEDGETDSQDPGSCRDSEEEEEVCSTERAGADQRYDEHMDEAAEEEGLKRYREARANEMFPDEVDTPLNTPARIRFQRYRGLKSFRSSPWDPMENLPLDYSRIFQFQSFERTRRRILAEAAAEEDGAMDGWYVTLHIIDVPFSVMESVQSGKPLVLVSLLPHEQKMSVMHVLVRRHPSNTEPIKSKEELVFHCGFRRFRASPIFSQHTSADKHKMERFLRPDAPTVVSLYAPITFPPAGVLLFKQRNDGIQDLVATGSLLSCDPQRVVLKRIVLSGHPFKINRRSAVVRYMFFNRDDIMWFKPVELRTKWGRRGHIKEALGTHGHMKCVFDNQLRSQDTVLMNLYKRVYPRWTYDPYVPAPLTWVKKEGTVEMEDLDME; this is encoded by the exons ATGGTGGAAATGGCTGCTGACGGGGAAAAACAACAGGGCCACAGACCCGgcatatacaaacaaaaaaataaaggacaCAAACATGGCAAGCACCGGACGAAAGGAGAAATTGAAAGGGAAAACAAAGGCAA AGTGTCGGTGACAGTCCTTACCAAAAAACAGAGGAAGGAGCAAAAGAAGATGGACAGAAGACACAAAGCCAACCAGCTGCGCAAGAATAAGAAAGACATG GTCCTGACAGAAAAGCGACGTCTTGGCAGCAGGGATGGTCCTCCTCATTTAGTTGTTGTGGTGTCCCTACATGCTCAAGCCGATGCTGGAGCCATCACTAAGCTGCTTCGTGGAGAAGGTGTTGGGGGCATTGTACATCATGACCGGTGCATCAGTGGTGTCAGTGACAGTTTTGGGCTTATTCTGCCTCGTTTTAAACAGAGGTTCACCTTTCTAAGCCAGAGTACAG CTGACATGCACTCCCTGCTGGATGTGACAAAGATTGCAGATAGCCTTGTATTTGTGTTGGATTCTACTGAAGGCTGGGACACCTATGGAGACTATTGTCTCTCTTGTCTCTTTGCTCAGGGTCTCCCCAGCTATG CACTGGTGTGTCAGGGTGTGTCCGAGCTCCCTGTGAAGAAGAGGGTTGAGTCCAGAAGAGCTTTGTCAAAGATCACAGAGGCCCGTTTTCCTGATGCTCGTCTCTTCCCTCTGGACTCTGAACAAGATGCCACACTACTTCTCAGACACCTGGGGACTCAGAGACAGAGAAAGTTGGGTTTCCGCTCCAAACGGTCACATCTCATTGCTCAACATGTCACTTTTACACCCAACAACCCTGTTGATAGTACAACTGGACCCACTGGCCTGGGCACACTCTGTGTGTCTGGGTATGTCCGTGGCCACCCTCTGCGGGTTGACAGACTGGTACACATCAGTGGTCATGGTGATTTTCAGCTCAGCCAGATTGATGCCCCAGTAGACCCTCTTCCTCTGAACTTAACAGTGTCCAGACCACTGAAGCCGAGCAAAGGAGGAGATGTTGACATGCAG GATGGAGGTGAAAATGAGGCCCCTGTGAGGGTGCTCATGAAAGCGGACCCATCCAACAGGGAGAGTCTGCAGGCAGAGGCTGAGGTGGATCCCATGGACGGAGAGCAGACATGGCCAACAGAATCAGAACTGCTGGAAGCTGAAG AAGCCAGGAAGAAAAAACGTGTAATGAAGGTCCCTAAAGGAACATCAGACTATCAGGCCACGTGGATTGTTGATGAAGGTGAGGAGGAGAATGGCGACATGGATGAAGAAAGTAGTGatgacgacgacgatgatgatgacatGATGGATGAAGCCATGGATAAAGAGGATGGGGAGACTGACTCTCAG GACCCAGGTTCATGTCGTGAttcggaggaggaggaagaggtgtgCTCCACCGAGCGAGCGGGCGCAGATCAGCGCTATGATGAACATATGGATGAAGCTGCTGAGGAAGAAGGCCTAAAGCGCTACCGTGAGGCTCGAGCCAATGAAATGTTCCCCGATGAGGTGGACACGCCCCTCAACACTCCAGCTAGAATCAG GTTCCAGCGCTACAGGGGGTTAAAAAGTTTCCGCTCGTCACCTTGGGACCCCATGGAAAACTTGCCCCTCGACTATTCGCGTATATTCCAGTTCCAGAGCTTTGAACGCACTCGCCGCCGCATATTggctgaggctgcagctgaggAGGATGGAGCCATG GATGGCTGGTATGTGACCCTGCACATCATTGATGTGCCTTTTTCTGTGATGGAGAGTGTCCAGTCAGGCAAACCTCTGGTTCTGGTGTCTCTCTTGCCCCACGAACAGAAG ATGTCAGTCATGCATGTTTTGGTGCGGAGACACCCCAGCAACACAGAACCGATCAAATCTAAAGAGGAGCTTGTGTTCCACTGTGGATTTCGGAGATTCCGAGCCTCTCCCATCTTCTCTCAGCACACATCAG ctgacaAGCATAAGATGGAGCGCTTCCTCAGACCAGATGCCCCTACTGTAGTGTCACTGTATGCCCCCATCACCTTCCCCCCTGCAGGAGTCCTGCTTTTTAAGCAAAGGAATGATG GCATCCAGGACCTTGTGGCTACAGGCAGTCTGCTCAGTTGTGACCCTCAGCGTGTTGTGCTAAAGAGGATTGTTCTGAGTGGACACCCATTCAAAATTAACAGGCGCTCCGCTGTTGTTCGTTACATGTTCTTTAACAGGG ATGATATCATGTGGTTCAAGCCAGTGGAGCTGCGAACAAAATGGGGTCGGAGAGGTCACATCAAGGAGGCCTTAG GAACACACGGTCACATGAAATGCGTGTTTGACAATCAGCTACGCTCTCAAGACACCGTGCTGATGAATTTGTACAAGAGAGTGTATCCTCGGTGGACGTATGACCCCTATGTGCCCGCGCCTTTAACTTGGGTGAAGAAAGAAGGCACTGTGGAAATGGAAGACTTGGATATGGAATAG